A genome region from Gigantopelta aegis isolate Gae_Host chromosome 3, Gae_host_genome, whole genome shotgun sequence includes the following:
- the LOC121369459 gene encoding uncharacterized protein DDB_G0271670-like encodes MSCNCSSSSSSGGNSSSSSASATGGDCSCSCSSSASDKGASASSSSSGSSSSSSSSSSSSFNKFERDGTFEIGMAQAGTLAALDERQVI; translated from the exons ATGAGTTGTAACTGTTCGTCGTCCAGCTCGAGTGGCGGGAACTCGTCCTCCTCCTCCGCCAGCGCCACTGGTGGGGACTGTTCCTGCTCGTGCTCCTCCTCCGCGTCCGACAAAGGAGCGTCCGCATCCTCCTCCTCCAGCGGGTCCAGTTCCTCGTCCAGTTCCTCATCCTCGTCCTCGTTTAACAAG ttcGAAAGAGACGG gaCATTTGAAATAGGTATGGCTCAAGCCGGAACGCTGGCGGCGCTTGATGAAAGACAG GTGATATAA